One window of the Clupea harengus chromosome 20, Ch_v2.0.2, whole genome shotgun sequence genome contains the following:
- the LOC116225214 gene encoding protocadherin alpha-C2-like, giving the protein MGSQPIIIPWKRYVSILLLIFPTLTSVLAVTHYSIPEEMEEGSVVANLATDLGLDVKTLSKRKMRLDIIANKKYLEVNKETGELYILEKMDREYLCSSKTATTCFLKMEVILENPVRIFNIELEIVDINDNSPNFRRDTIHLDISESTSAGERFSLSNAVDPDIGSNSIKTYYLGESSDFDIEIQTGRDGSKFVDLILKKALDREEQAVHNLILTAVDGGVPARSGTASIIVRVLDTNDNAPTFQKESYTITLPENSPIGSLVVKLNATDSDEGANADVTYSFSLYTSEKTQETFSLNQNNGEIRVKEMINYEDFRIYDMEIIARDKGANSLSGQCKITVLITDMNDNHPDISIKSFQSPIKENVAVDTVIAVVSVSDKDSGENGVVDVHIPDQMPFALKKSSDNYYELIVSEPLDREKVPEYDITFTVTDRGSPPLSDNETITLELLDVNDNVPQFPQSFYTIPVMENNAPGALLSSLSAFDPDLHENQYLVYFIIEKEIANTSMSMLFSINPENGNLYALKTFDYEIEKEFLFHIEARDSGVPPLSSNVTVHIIIMDQNDNTPVIVSPWRAHGSVVDEKIPRSTDKGSLVAKVIAIDTDSVHNSRISYQFLVNTDATLFSLDQYNGEIRTMRMFSYRDARHQRLVVIAKDNGEPALSATVTIKLSTVETALKSYSDMTEVPLEYDIFSDLNLYLVIGLGSVSFLLLITILVTIVLKCQKPKPSKAAPPSRNSVISSERNSTFADSTLVSNDAYWYSMFLAETRKGKLVVRQPVPKGSRYVVSSLPRGTGLTDTSDSAASTLQVRGSFDIEY; this is encoded by the coding sequence atgggATCACAACCGATCATAATACCATGGAAGAGGTACGTCTCTATCCTTCTTCTTATTTTTCCAACTCTCACATCTGTGCTTGCTGTAACTCACTATTCCATTCCCGAGGAAATGGAAGAGGGGTCAGTCGTCGCAAATTTAGCTACGGATTTGGGATTGGACGTGAAAACGTTAAGTAAGCGCAAGATGAGGCTTGACATCATCGCAAATAAAAAATACCTGGAGGTGAACAAAGAGACCGGCGAGCTGTATATTTTAGAAAAAATGGACAGAGAATATCTTTGTAGCTCAAAGACTGCCACGACATGTTTTCTCAAGATGGAGGTTATTCTCGAGAACCCAGTACGTATATTTAACATAGAACTGGAAATTGTTGATATAAACGATAATTCGCCTAATTTTCGACGGGATACTATACATCTGGACATCTCCGAGTCTACCTCCGCTGGAGAGCGCTTCTCTCTTAGCAATGCCGTGGATCCCGATATTGGCAGCAATTCCATTAAGACATACTATTTGGGGGAGAGTTCGGATTTTGATATAGAGATTCAGACTGGTCGAGATGGCTCTAAATTCGttgatttgattttgaaaaAGGCTTTGGACCGTGAAGAGCAGGCTGTTCATAATCTCATACTAACTGCTGTGGATGGCGGTGTACCCGCACGCTCCGGCACAGCCAGCATCATTGTTCGTGTGCTTGACACTAACGACAACGCCCCTACATTTCAAAAGGAAAGTTACACGATCACTCTCCCCGAAAACTCTCCAATAGGTAGCCTGGTTGTTAAGCTTAATGCAACAGATTCAGACGAGGGGGCTAATGCAGACGTCACTTACTCCTTCAGCCTCTATACATCCGAGAAAACACAAGAAACGTTTagtttaaatcaaaataatgGCGAAATTAGAGTTAAAGAAATGATCAATTATGAAGATTTCAGAATTTATGATATGGAGATCATTGCAAGGGATAAGGGAGCTAATTCTCTATCCGGCCAATGTAAAATAACAGTTCTGATTACAGATATGAATGACAACCATCCCGACATATCAATTAAATCTTTCCAAAGCCCTATTAAAGAAAACGTGGCTGTAGATACTGTAATTGCGGTGGTTAGTGTGAGTGACAAAGACTCAGGTGAGAATGGTGTTGTTGATGTACACATTCCTGATCAGATGCCCTTTGCACTTAAGAAATCATCTGACAATTATTACGAGCTCATTGTGTCAGAACCACTCGACCGAGAAAAAGTTCCAGAATATGACATAACTTTTACTGTAACAGACAGAGGCTCTCCACCATTGTCAGATAATGAAACAATTACATTGGAACTGCTCGATGTTAACGACAATGTGCCACAATTCCCCCAATCATTTTACACTATACCCGTAATGGAAAACAACGCGCCTGGGGCTTTGTTAAGTTCACTTTCAGCATTTGACCCAGACCTCCACGAAAACCAATACCTCGTCTATTTCATTATTGAGAAAGAAATTGCAAATACCTCTATGTCGATGCTTTTCTCTATTAACCCCGAGAATGGGAATCTTTACGCGTTAAAGACATTTGACtatgagatagagaaagagtttCTTTTTCACATCGAGGCCAGAGATTCCGGTGTTCCTCCACTGAGCAGTAACGTGACTGttcacatcatcatcatggaCCAGAATGACAACACTCCAGTGATAGTGTCTCCGTGGCGCGCACATGGCTCCGTTGTCGATGAGAAAATTCCGAGGTCCACCGACAAGGGGTCTCTGGTGGCCAAAGTGATTGCTATAGACACAGATTCAGTGCACAACTCTAGGATATCCTACCAGTTTTTAGTGAACACTGATGCTACGCTATTCAGTCTGGACCAGTACAACGGCGAGATCCGGACCATGAGAATGTTCAGTTACAGAGACGCGCGTCACCAGCGCTTAGTGGTGATTGCCAAAGACAATGGAGAGCCTGCGCTCTCTGCCACTGTGACCATCAAACTCTCCACGGTTGAGACTGCTTTGAAATCCTACTCGGACATGACTGAAGTTCCTTTAGAATATGACATATTTTCAGACTTAAACCTTTATCTGGTAATTGGACTAGGCTCGGTGTCATTCCTGTTATTAATTACAATACTGGTCACCATCGTGCTGAAGTGCCAAAAGCCAAAGCCCAGCAAAGCAGCGCCTCCTTCTAGGAACAGTGTGATCAGTTCAGAGAGGAACTCTACCTTCGCGGATTCTACACTGGTCTCAAACGATGCCTACTGGTACAGCATGTTCCTTGCGGAGACGAGGAAAGGGAAGCTGGTCGTCAGACAGCCAGTGCCAAAGGGGTCGCGGTATGTTGTGTCCAGTTTACCAAGAGGCACAGGACTGACGGATACAAGCGATTCGGCTGCTTCTACTCTTCAGGTAAGAGGAAGTTTCGACATTGAATATTAA
- the pcdhb gene encoding protocadherin alpha-C2: MELERMYVPFFFVFCTTWRMALSVNRYSIPEEMERGSVVANLAADLGLDLSGLAQREVTLDFLHSKKYLEVNKRTGELYINEKIDRENLCQMKTTCYIKLDVIIKSPLRIFNIELEITDINDNAPHFRMDRVELDVSESATPGERFSLPNAIDPDVGSNTVKTYRLSESEHFTIDIHAGSDGTKYVDLVLKNELDREHQAVHSLILTAVDGGVPARSGNANIIVHVLDTNDNAPQFDRQAYTVNMSENSPLGTLVTKLNATDVDEGANAEATYYFTLYTSEKTQEMFALNPGTGEITVKGTIDFEDMKMYDMHIEAKDNGPAPLTGQCRVTVHVTDMNDNYPEITVKSLKDTLKEDVPVGTVIALVGISDRDTGDNGKVNLTINKQMPFLLNKTSESHYELIVSQPLDREKIAEYEITLVVTDSGTPPLTDNETITVHLLDINDNAPQFPQSFYTIPVMENNAPGALLSSLTALDPDLHENQYLVYFIIEKEIVNISMSMLFSINPENGNLYALKTFDYEIEKEFLFHIEARDSGVPPLCSNVTVHIIIMDQNDNTPIIVSPWRAHGSVVEEKIPRSTDKGSLVAKVIAIDTDSVHNSRIAYQFLVNTDATLFSLDQYNGEIRTMRMFSYRDARHQTLVVIAKDNGDPALSATVTIKLSTVETALKSHSDTTEVPLEYDIFSDLNLYLVIGLGSVSFLLLITILVTIVLKCQKPNPSKAAPPSRNSVISSERNSTFADSTLVSNDAYWYSMFLAETRKGKLVVRQPAPKGARYVVSSLPRGTGLTDTSDSAASTLQVRESLDIAY; encoded by the coding sequence ATGGAACTGGAAAGGATGTATGTACCGTTCTTCTTTGTATTTTGCACGACGTGGAGGATGGCTTTGTCTGTGAATCGCTACTCTATACCCGAGGAAATGGAAAGGGGATCCGTGGTCGCCAATCTGGCAGCTGATTTAGGACTGGATTTGAGCGGTCTGGCACAACGTGAGGTAACGCTTGACTTTCTACACAGTAAGAAATACTTAGAGGTAAATAAAAGAACAGGAGAACTTTATATCAACGAAAAGATAGACCGAGAAAACCTTTGTCAGATGAAAACAACATGCTATATAAAGTTGGACGTAATTATTAAAAGCCCACTGCGCATATTCAATATAGAATTAGAAATTACAGATATTAATGACAACGCGCCTCATTTTAGAATGGACAGAGTGGAGCTAGACGTTTCAGAATCAGCAACACCAGGGGAGAGATTCTCCTTACCAAACGCAATAGACCCGGATGTTGGCTCAAATACTGTTAAAACATACCGACTCAGTGAGAGCGAACATTTCACTATTGATATCCACGCTGGCAGTGATGGTACCAAGTATGTTGATCTAGTTCTTAAAAATGAATTAGACCGCGAACATCAGGCTGTCCATAGCTTAATTCTTACTGCTGTTGATGGCGGAGTCCCGGCTCGATCGGGCAATGCCAATATCATTGTTCATGTTCTGGATACGAATGACAACGCCCCTCAGTTTGATCGGCAAGCTTATACCGTAAATATGAGCGAGAATTCTCCACTAGGAACTCTGGTTACTAAACTGAACGCAACTGACGTAGATGAGGGCGCAAACGCAGAGGCGACCTACTACTTTACGCTTTACACCTCTGAGAAAACTCAGGAGATGTTCGCTCTTAATCCGGGTACAGGGGAAATAACTGTGAAAGGCACAATCGATTTCGAGGATATGAAAATGTACGACATGCACATTGAGGCCAAAGACAATGGCCCTGCCCCTCTTACTGGACAGTGCAGAGTGACAGTACATGTAACCGACATGAACGACAACTATCCAGAAATAACCGTAAAATCTCTGAAGGACACGTTAAAAGAAGACGTTCCCGTTGGTACAGTTATAGCATTAGTGGGTATAAGTGACCGAGACACTGGCGACAATGGTAAAGTTAATCTTacgataaacaaacaaatgcccTTTCTTTTAAACAAGACATCCGAGTCGCATTATGAACTGATAGTCTCACAACCATTAGACCGTGAAAAGATAGCAGAATATGAAATAACCCTCGTGGTGACTGATAGCGGGACACCACCTCTGACTGATAACGAAACCATAACTGTCCACTTACTGGACATCAATGACAATGCGCCTCAGTTTCCACAGTCCTTCTATACTATACCTGTTATGGAAAATAACGCACCCGGAGCCCTGTTAAGCTCACTGACAGCTTTGGATCCTGATCTACATGAAAACCAATATCTTGTTTATTTTATCATTGAAAAGGAAATCGTAAATATATCAATGTCAATGTTATTCTCCATCAATCCTGAGAACGGCAACCTTTACGCACTAAAGACGTTTGACTATGAAATAGAAAAGGAGTTTCTTTTTCACATTGAGGCCAGAGATTCCGGAGTTCCTCCACTGTGCAGTAACGTGACAGTTCATATCATTATAATGGACCAAAACGACAACACTCCCATCATTGTCTCCCCTTGGCGTGCGCACGGCTCTGTGGTGGAGGAAAAAATTCCGAGATCCACGGATAAAGGATCTCTAGTGGCCAAAGTTATTGCCATAGACACAGACTCTGTTCACAATTCTCGGATAGCATATCAGTTCCTAGTGAACACTGATGCCACCTTATTTAGTTTGGACCAATATAACGGAGAGATTCGGACTATGAGAATGTTCAGCTACAGAGATGCGCGTCATCAGACTTTAGTAGTCATCGCAAAGGATAATGGAGATCCCGCTCTGTCTGCCACAGTCACAATCAAATTATCCACGGTGGAGACTGCTTTGAAATCGCACTCTGACACGACTGAAGTTCCACTGGAATATGACATATTTTCGGACCTAAACCTTTACCTCGTTATCGGACTGGGTTCTGTGTCTTTTCTGTTACTGATCACCATTTTGGTCACCATCGTCCTGAAGTGCCAGAAACCGAATCCCAGTAAAGCAGCGCCTCCTTCTAGGAACAGTGTGATCAGTTCAGAGAGGAACTCTACCTTCGCGGATTCTACACTGGTCTCAAACGATGCCTACTGGTACAGTATGTTTTTGGCGGAGACACGGAAAGGGAAGCTGGTAGTAAGACAGCCGGCGCCAAAGGGGGCGAGGTACGTCGTGTCCAGCTTACCAAGAGGCACTGGGCTCACCGATACAAGCGATTCGGCTGCTTCTACTCTTCAGGTAAGAGAAAGTCTAGACATTGCATATTAA
- the LOC105892994 gene encoding protocadherin alpha-C2-like, with product MDIYSTVGAWKRYVSFFLLFLPMLTSVFAVTHYSVPEEMEVGSVVANLAADLGLDAKTLSRRKIRLDIIANKKYMEVNKETGELFILEKMDREYLCTSKTTCFLKMEVILDNPVRIFNIELEITDINDNSPSFRRDTIHLDISESTPAGERFSLSNAVDPDIGINSIKNYYLSESSDFDIEIQTGRDGSKFADLILKKALDREEQALHNLVLIAVDGGIPARSGTASIIVRVLDTNDNAPRFDKESYTISLPENSPIGSLVVKLNATDLDEGANAEIIYSYSLYTSEKTQEAFGLNQNNGEIRVKEMINYEDFRIYDMEIIARDKGANSLSGQCKITVLITDMNDNHPDISIKSFQNPIKENVAVDTVIAVVSVSDKDSEDNGVVDIHIPNNLPFALRESSDNYYELIVSEPLDREKVPEYDITFTVIDRGSPPLSDNETITLELLDVNDNVPQFPKPFYTIPVAENNAPGALLGSLSAFDPDLHENQYLVYFIIEKEIANTSMSMLFSINPENGNLYALKTFDYEIEKEFLFHIEARDSGVPPLSSNVTVHIIIMDQNDNTPTIVSPWRAHGSVVEEKIPRSTDKGSLVAKVIAIDTDSVHNSRISYQFLLNTDNTLFSLDQYNGEIRTMRMFSYRDARHQRLVVIAKDNGEPALSATVTIKLSTVETALKSYSDMTEVPLEYDIFSDLNLYLVIGLGSVSFLLLITILVTIVLKCQKPKPSKAAPPSRNSVISSERNSTFADSTLVSNDAYWYSMFLAETRKGKLVVRQPAPKGSRYVVSSLPRGTGLTDTSDSAASTLQVRN from the coding sequence ATGGACATATATTCGACTGTAGGCGCATGGAAGAGGTACGTCTCGTTCTTTCTTCTGTTCTTACCGATGTTGACGTCTGTGTTTGCCGTAACTCACTATTCAGTTCCCGAGGAAATGGAAGTAGGATCGGTTGTTGCAAATCTAGCGGCGGATTTGGGACTGGATGCAAAAACACTGAGTAGACGGAAGATAAGGCTTGACATAATTGCGAATAAGAAATACATGGAGGTGAACAAAGAAACAGGCGAGCTGTTCATTTTAGAGAAAATGGACCGAGAGTACTTATGCACTTCTAAGACAACATGCTTTTTAAAAATGGAGGTCATTTTAGACAATCCAGTGCGAATATTTAACATAGAATTAGAAATTACTGATATAAACGATAATTCGCCATCTTTTCGCCGGGATACAATCCATTTGGATATCTCCGAGTCCACTCCTGCGGGTGAGCGTTTCTCGCTTAGCAATGCTGTAGACCCTGATATTGGAATAAATTCAATAAAAAACTATTACTTAAGTGAAAGTTCAGATTTTGACATTGAGATACAGACAGGTCGCGATGGATCCAAATTCGCCGATTTAATTTTGAAGAAAGCTTTAGATCGTGAAGAACAGGCTCTTCATAATCTCGTGCTTATTGCTGTAGACGGCGGTATCCCTGCGCGCTCTGGTACAGCCAGCATCATTGTTCGTGTGCTTGACACTAACGACAACGCCCCTAGGTTTGACAAGGAAAGCTACACAATAAGTCTCCCCGAAAACTCTCCAATAGGTAGCCTGGTAGTTAAGCTAAATGCAACAGACTTAGACGAGGGAGCTAATGCAGAGATTATTTACTCGTACAGTCTCTATACATCTGAGAAAACACAAGAGGCGTTtggtttaaatcaaaataatgGTGAAATCAGAGTTAAAGAAATGATAAATTACGAAGATTTCAGAATTTATGATATGGAGATCATTGCAAGGGATAAGGGAGCTAATTCTCTATCCGGCCAATGTAAAATAACAGTTCTGATCACAGACATGAATGACAACCATCCTGACATATCCATTAAATCTTTCCAAAACCCTATTAAAGAGAACGTGGCAGTAGATACTGTAATTGCGGTGGTCAGTGTTAGTGATAAAGATTCAGAGGACAATGGTGTAGTTGATATTCATATCCCTAATAATTTACCCTTTGCATTAAGGGAATCTTCAGATAATTATTATGAGCTTATTGTGTCAGAGCCACTGGATCGCGAAAAAGTTCCAGAATATGATATCACTTTTACAGTGATAGATAGAGGCTCTCCACCGTTATCAGATAATGAAACAATCACATTAGAATTGCTCGATGTTAATGACAACGTGCCTCAGTTTCCGAAACCATTCTACACCATACCAGTTGCGGAAAACAACGCACCGGGTGCTTTGTTGGGCTCCCTTTCGGCTTTTGATCCAGATCTCCATGAAAACCAATATCTAGTATATTTCATAATAGAGAAGGAAATCGCTAATACGTCTATGTCGATGCTGTTCTCTATTAACCCCGAGAATGGGAATCTTTACGCGTTAAAGACATTTGACtatgagatagagaaagagtttCTTTTTCACATCGAGGCCAGAGATTCCGGTGTTCCTCCACTGAGCAGTAACGTGACTGTTCACATCATTATCATGGACCAGAATGACAACACTCCGACAATAGTTTCCCCATGGCGCGCACATGGCTCAGTGGTCGAAGAAAAGATTCCGAGGTCCACTGATAAGGGGTCTCTAGTGGCCAAAGTGATTGCCATTGACACGGACTCCGTGCACAACTCACGGATATCTTACCAGTTTCTATTGAATACAGATAATACTTTATTCAGCCTTGATCAATATAACGGGGAAATACGGACCATGAGAATGTTCAGTTACAGAGACGCGCGTCACCAGCGCTTAGTGGTGATTGCCAAAGACAATGGAGAGCCTGCGCTCTCTGCCACTGTGACCATCAAACTCTCCACGGTGGAGACTGCTTTGAAATCCTACTCTGACATGACTGAAGTTCCTTTAGAATATGACATATTTTCAGACTTAAACCTTTATCTGGTAATTGGACTGGGTTCAGTGTCATTCCTGTTACTGATCACCATACTGGTCACCATCGTGCTGAAGTGCCAAAAGCCAAAGCCCAGCAAAGCAGCGCCTCCTTCTAGGAACAGTGTGATCAGTTCAGAGAGGAACTCTACCTTCGCGGATTCTACACTGGTCTCAAACGATGCCTACTGGTACAGCATGTTCCTTGCGGAGACGCGTAAAGGGAAGCTAGTCGTCAGACAGCCGGCGCCAAAGGGGTCGCGGTATGTTGTGTCCAGTTTACCAAGAGGCACAGGTCTGACGGATACAAGTGACTCAGCAGCCTCCACATTACAG